A section of the Centroberyx gerrardi isolate f3 chromosome 8, fCenGer3.hap1.cur.20231027, whole genome shotgun sequence genome encodes:
- the lman2lb gene encoding lectin, mannose-binding 2-like b, which yields MAAAVTMSNLCRLRSFFISRSVFRFKNIRELTCLFVVFCTLMSQSLADDEYEMDDFLKREYSLTKPYRGLGFSSSSQWDLMGSAMVTPEHVRLTPDLQSRQGAVWSRIPCYLRDWELQVHFKIHGQAKKNLNGDGLAIWITKERMQGGPAFGNLNQFTGLGIFVDTYPNEDKNHERAFPYISVMLGNGTLIYDHDRDGRPTELGGCTALVRNTVHNSFVLIRYSRNRLTLMVDVDGKREWKDCADITGLRLPLGYFFGASSATGDLSDNHDLISMKLYQLTVERTLEEEQEEEVSIPSVDNMAQFKVEVQEEGMSGVQFFFTLLFSVIGLGVLVVVGLILYGRWKENSRKRFY from the exons ATGGCTGCCGCCGTAACCATGTCTAATCTGTGTCGACTGAGAAGTTTCTTTATTTCACGTTCAGTGTTTCGTTTTAAAAACATCCGTGAAttaacatgtttgtttgttgtgttttgtactTTGATGAGCCAGTCGTTGGCAGATGACGAATACGAGATGGACGACTTTTTGAAGCGGGAGTATTCGCTGACAAAGCCATACCGAG GGTTGGGTTTCTCTAGCTCTTCCCAGTGGGACTTGATGGGAAGTGCCATGGTTACCCCTGAGCATGTGAGGCTGACCCCAGACCTGCAGAGCAGACAGGGAGCGGTGTGGAGTCGAATC CCTTGTTACTTGCGGGACTGGGAGCTTCAGGTGCACTTTAAAATCCACGGCCAGGCCAAGAAGAATTTGAACGGAGATGGACTGGCCATCTGGATAACCAAAGAGCGCATGCAGGGCG GTCCCGCATTTGGCAACCTGAACCAGTTTACTGGACTCGGGATCTTTGTGGATACTTACCCCAATGAAGACAAGAACCATGAG AGGGCTTTCCCATACATATCGGTGATGTTGGGGAACGGGACTCTGATATATGACCACGATCGTGACGGACGACCCACTGAGCTCGGCGGGTGTACAGCTCTGGTGCGCAACACCGTCCACAACTCCTTCGTCCTCATCAGATACTCCAGAAACAGGCTGACG TTAATGGTGGACGTAGATGGCAAGCGGGAGTGGAAAGACTGCGCTGACATCACAGGCCTGCGGCTACCCCTGGGCTACTTCTTTGGTGCCTCCTCTGCCACTGGAGACCTGTCAG ATAACCATGACCTCATCTCTATGAAGCTGTACCAGCTGACAGTGGAGAGGACTTTAGaagaggagcaagaggaggaggtctCCATCCCCAGTGTGGACAACATGGCACAGTTCAAAG TGGAGGTTCAGGAGGAAGGGATGAGCGGAGTCCAGTTCttcttcaccctcctcttctccgTCATTGGCCTGGGTGTCCTGGTAGTTGTGGGCTTGATCCTGTATGGCCGATGGAAGGAGAACAGCCGCAAGCGCTTCTACTGA
- the LOC139921332 gene encoding leukocyte surface antigen CD53-like, with amino-acid sequence MNRSCVNCLKTMMIFLNFICWLCGAFVVAFGEFQMVHSKYASLITSFWPIYPANTLVVTGTIVTCVCYLGVLGGLKENRCMLITFFILLFILMLVELAMACVFLVYSREINTFVEKDLMRSLETYKESSPDGNQTIRNDFDAVQYLFRCCGVHSEADWEGNVPISCCTEDPCNSVPHTNWREGCHVKLGNWFARNFLSTGAGVVSLFIIQFMCMCFTVPLFCHFRRRGLGYK; translated from the exons atgaatcGCTCCTGTGTGAACTGCTTGAAGACCATGATGATATTTCTCAACTTCATTTGCTGG CTGTGCGGGGCGTTCGTGGTCGCGTTCGGAGAGTTCCAGATGGTGCACTCCAAGTACGCCTCCCTCATCACCTCCTTTTGGCCCATCTACCCTGCCAACACCCTGGTGGTCACCGGCACTATAGTGACCTGCGTCTGTTACCTGGGAGTGTTGGGAGGCCTGAAGGAGAACCGCTGCATGCTCATCACT TTTTTCATCCTGCTCTTCATTCTGATGTTGGTGGAACTGGCCATGGCCTGCGTGTTCCTAGTCTACAGTAGAGAG ATCAACACATTCGTCGAGAAAGACCTGATGCGGAGCCTGGAAACCTACAAAGAATCCAGTCCAGATGGGAACCAGACCATTAGGAATGACTTTGACGCTGTCCAGTACCTG TTTAGGTGCTGCGGAGTCCATAGTGAGGCCGACTGGGAGGGGAACGTTCCCATCTCCTGCTGCACTGAAGACCCCTGTAACAGCGTCCCACACACCAACTGGCGGGAG GGATGTCATGTGAAACTGGGGAACTGGTTTGCCAGAAACTTCCTCAGCACTGGCGCAGGCGTCGTTTCCCTGTTTATCATACAG ttcatgtgtatgtgtttcacCGTCCCCCTCTTCTGCCACTTCCGTCGACGTGGACTGGGTTACAAGTGA
- the LOC139921329 gene encoding leukocyte surface antigen CD53-like, whose product MAQGCLKCLKYTMCVVNFLCFICGTAVLGFGIYMLNFKMDSLLPSLAELNVSSALLISGIIITCVSFLGFLGALKENRCLLLTFFLLLFILMLVELTAACLLLVYENKIGAWVEKDLTNGLTRNSTAISKDWDLVQVTLDCCGVHNYSDWRNGVPDSCCTTNPCGPNPVYKPMGCLDKVKTWFEENFLSTGISVIVICIIEVLGMCFAMTLFCHISRSGLGYKL is encoded by the exons ATGGCTCAAGGTTGCCTCAAGTGTTTGAAGTACACCATGTGTGTTGTCAACTTCCTATGTTTT ATATGCGGCACGGCGGTGCTAGGCTTCGGGATCTACATGCTGAACTTCAAGATGGACTCCCTCTTGCCCAGCCTGGCCGAGCTCAACGTGTCCAGCGCGCTGCTGATCAGCGGCATCATCATCACCTGCGTCTCCTTCCTGGGCTTCCTGGGGGCGCTGAAGGAGAACCGCTGTCTCCTCCTGACG ttcttcctcctgctgttcatTCTGATGCTGGTGGAGCTGACTGCAGCCTGCCTCCTGCTGGTCTATGAGAACAag ATTGGTGCGTGGGTGGAAAAAGACCTTACCAACGGCTTGACCAGAAATTCCACAGCCATCAGCAAGGACTGGGATCTGGTTCAGGTCACG TTGGATTGCTGTGGAGTCCATAATTACTCCGACTGGAGAAACGGAGTACCTGATTCTTGCTGCACGACAAATCCATGTGGCCCGAACCCCGTATACAAGCCAATG GGTTGTTTGGATAAAGTGAAGACCTGGTTCGAGGAGAACTTCCTAAGCACTGGGATTTCTGTCATCGTCATCTGCATCATTGAG GTCTTGGGAATGTGTTTCGCCATGACTCTCTTCTGCCACATCAGCCGATCTGGACTCGGCTACAAGTTATAG